One window of the Bos indicus isolate NIAB-ARS_2022 breed Sahiwal x Tharparkar chromosome 15, NIAB-ARS_B.indTharparkar_mat_pri_1.0, whole genome shotgun sequence genome contains the following:
- the MMP27 gene encoding matrix metalloproteinase-27: protein MKNLLLLLVFVTLSSAFPADQRMEDEENLQLTQAYLNQFYSLEIEGSHLAQSSNRSLIDGKIREMQAFFGLTVTGKLDSNTLEIMKTPRCGVPDVGQYGFTLPGWKKHNLTYRIVNYTPDMARADVDEAIQKGLEVWSKVTPLIFTKISKGIADIMIAFKTRVHGSCPRYFDGPLGVLGHAFPPGLGLGGDTHFDEDENWTKDGVGFSLFLVAAHEFGHSLGLSHSSDQTALMFPNYVSLDPSKYPLSQDDINGIQSIYGPPKVPEKPKGPTLPHACDPDLTFDAITTFRREVMFFKGRHIWRIYYDITDVEFELISSFWPSLPADIHAAYENPIDKILVFKDDNFWVIRGYAVLPDYPKSIYTLGFPRRVKKIDAAVCDRSTRKTYFFVGIWCWRYDEVTQTMDKGYPRRVVKYFPGIGLRVDAAFQHKGFFYFFRRSKQFEYDPKAKTVTRIMKTNTWLQCKEPLNSSSDFTISEGKVHSGVEMFHYKSLNFLIFSIVHMMNKIYSYQ, encoded by the exons ATGAAGAACCTTCTTCTGCTTTTGGTCTTTGTAACACTGTCCTCTGCATTTCCTGCAGACCAAAGAATGGAAGACGAAGAGAACCTGCAACTGACTCAG GCATATCTCAACCAGTTCTACTCTCTTGAAATAGAAGGGAGTCATCTTGCTCAAAGCAGTAACAGAAGTCTCATAGATGGCAAAATCCGTGAAATGCAAGCGTTCTTTGGATTGACAGTGACTGGAAAACTGGACTCAAACACTCTGGAGATCATGAAGACACCCAGGTGTGGGGTGCCTGACGTGGGTCAGTATGGCTTCACTCTCCccgggtggaagaagcacaacctcaCCTACAG AATTGTAAACTACACTCCTGATATGGCTCGAGCTGATGTGGATGAGGCTATCCAAAAAGGTTTAGAAGTGTGGAGCAAAGTCACTCCACTAATATTCACCAAGATTTCCAAAGGGATCGCTGACATCATGATTGCCTTTAAGACCCGAG TCCATGGTTCGTGTCCTCGTTACTTCGACGGCCCCTTGGGAGTCCTCGGCCACGCCTTTCCCCCTGGTCTGGGATTGGGTGGAGACACTCACTTTGATGAGGATGAGAACTGGACCAAGGATGGAGTAG GATTCAGCTTATTTCTTGTGGCAGCTCATGAATTTGGCCATTCACTGGGGCTCTCTCACTCCAGTGATCAAACAGCGTTGATGTTCCCAAACTATGTCTCCTTGGATCCTAGCAAATACCCACTTTCTCAGGACGATATCAACGGAATCCAATCCATCTACG GGCCACCTAAGGTACCTGAGAAGCCAAAGGGACCCACTCTACCTCATGCCTGTGACCCCGATTTGACTTTTGATGCTATCACCACTTTCCGCAGAGAAGTAATGTTCTTTAAAGGCAG GCACATATGGAGGATCTATTATGACATCACTGACGTTGAATTTGAATTAATCTCTTCATTCTGGCCATCTCTGCCAGCTGATATTCACGCTGCATATGAGAACCCCATCGACAAGATTCTGGTTTTTAAAG ATGACAACTTCTGGGTGATCAGAGGATATGCTGTCTTACCAGATTATCCCAAATCCATCTATACTCTTGGCTTTCCAAGACGTGTGAAGAAAATTGATGCAGCTGTGTGTGACCGCAGCACAAGAAAGACCTACTTCTTTGTGGGCATTTGGTGCTGGAG GTATGATGAAGTGACCCAAACCATGGACAAAGGGTACCCACGGAGAGTGGTAAAGTACTTCCCAGGAATTGGCCTCCGAGTGGACGCCGCTTTCCAACACAAAG GATTCTTCTATTTCTTCCGTAGATCAAAACAATTTGAATATGATCCTAAGGCAAAGACCGTTACCCGAATAATGAAAACCAATACTTGGCTTCAGTGTAAAGAACCGTTAAATTCATCATCTGATTTTACAATCAGTGAGGGAAAAGTACATTCAGGAGTGGAGATGTTTCattataaaagtttaaattttcttatttttagtattGTTCACATGATGAACAAAATCTACAGTTACCAATAA